In Dromaius novaehollandiae isolate bDroNov1 chromosome 4, bDroNov1.hap1, whole genome shotgun sequence, a single genomic region encodes these proteins:
- the ZNF518B gene encoding zinc finger protein 518B, translating into MQLKKMREILPKLYPGQLNDKNNSLSTSPKQSSEDKTNPSKGDDDQNCCYQGTEAENNNLSLISCIKCRSVQKISMQDIEKHKKLGWTEDKTFICKKCSHITPPALHFVPEGASAVDFEKLEKTSPSKNQKTFKVKNFLPGKYYCDKCRFSTKDPLQYKKHISQHEEIKFICSHCSYVSYTKGEFQRHLVKHTGTFPYQCEYCEYGAVRHDYIVKHTRRVHEMPTKRLTNTIINHKQKKSCLPSQSTLFEKQKYKKIPFRNELSNSSSNMVCEIPDKVTKIVCLSRDIECSINTASTQDKTVLEPSEMSVCENQSVEVEVYSPKTEPLQPGMPLTVIAPSELVVPSNCLAQIVEIKIVNGAQQLVLKLIPMKEATYKPVNCAEEEPENQGIEQSAEGKKPSSVFQNELLTMEVNVDKLSSVSNQLASDSIYGKNSECFCSSNCQPSNCNSVSIQKEDASKLCFHLVKGIDVHSGVIELCSQSLVTSSTEKVSDPKSLRRETDGKNNLHYDLYCYEETLDISPHKYATTSEDKISKNVSVEAGQEGKNSSSAVLKEKDTLPLKSEDNECKSPLVSSPGIHLASKGFDNKSVKSSEAERKFHVTKTPPLEDTNVSVSKLKKVDTINQKSNLLLESLELQKMENKGNPFEGPVISSVFSLSAGAENVPEGIRWDDTTCSKKSATLLCRKIAQLMSAAESDMKSMPLRCQASSKKVLLPQQNSASCERLVPAAELEQSASSPQLHGGNSVISSEEHNEEHLLAVTKTSKSRVTKNSHVATPVFIPKGTVLRVLNATSSQNMKGIENRSEASAPFTYCNEMLLPRPVPVSVSEKLGSNLPCLSNQSEPNGPSRSISLRQRPKREASVKNNSKQNGVLYQKSSDVNKQSKLHSKSQQGPKNKGKQASFRELPKRKTRTQSETSSGSDMAYLLTARRLRLVPLRMNQLIKCPRRNQPVVVLNHPDVDSPEIINVMKTINKYKGHVLKVVLSERTSSCLGVKRYRKRLTLQNVETGNQAKKQSMLKMKLKKTHKNNYQVVEASPAETLQCMFKCWFCGRVYMDQEEWISHGQRHLIEATKGWDVLSLPTKNIK; encoded by the coding sequence ATGCAGttgaaaaaaatgagggaaattTTACCAAAATTGTACCCTGGCCAACTTAATGATAAAAATAATTCCTTAAGTACATCCCCAAAGCAGTCTTCTGAGGATAAAACAAATCCGTCAAAAGGAGATGATGACCAGAATTGCTGTTACCAAGGGACTGAGGCTGAGAATAATAATCTGTCACTGATAAGCTGTATAAAATgcagaagtgttcagaaaattTCAATGCAAGATATAGAAAAGCATAAGAAACTTGGGTGGACTGAAGACAAAACTTTCATCTGCAAGAAATGCAGTCATATTACACCACCAGCTCTCCATTTTGTTCCCGAGGGTGCCAGTGCTGTAGACtttgaaaaacttgaaaaaacatCCCCAAGTAAAAACCAGaaaacttttaaagtaaaaaactTTCTGCCAGGTAAATATTACTGTGATAAATGTAGATTTTCAACAAAGGATCCTTTGCAGTATAAAAAGCATATAAGTCaacatgaagaaattaaatttatttgttCCCACTGTAGTTATGTATCCTACACCAAAGGAGAATTCCAGAGGCACTTGGTGAAACACACTGGAACTTTTCCGTATCAGTGTGAATACTGTGAATATGGTGCTGTTAGACATGATTACATAGTAAAACATACAAGAAGAGTACATGAAATGCCCACAAAACGGCTAACAAATACTATCATAAACCATAAGCAAAAGAAGTCTTGCTTGCCAAGTCAAAGCACtttatttgaaaagcagaaatataaaaaaattccttttcGAAATGAACTTTCAAATTCATCTTCAAATATGGTTTGTGAGATTCCAGATAAAGTGACTAAAATAGTCTGTCTGTCTCGTGATATAGAATGTAGCATAAACACAGCATCAACCCAGGATAAAACAGTATTGGAGCCATCCGAAATGAGTGTATGTGAGAATCAAAGTGTGGAAGTTGAGGTGTATTCTCCAAAAACAGAACCTTTACAACCTGGGATGCCTTTAACAGTAATTGCACCGTCTGAACTCGTAGTTCCCTCTAACTGTTTAGCTCAAATAGTGGAGATTAAAATAGTGAATGGAGCACAACAGCTGGTTCTTAAATTAATTCCTATGAAAGAAGCAACTTACAAACCTGTGAACTGTGCTGAAGAAGAACCTGAGAATCAAGGTATAGAAcaatctgcagaaggaaaaaaaccatctTCTGTGTTTCAAAATGAGTTACTAACCATGGAAGTGAATGTAGACAAATTATCCAGTGTTAGTAACCAGCTCGCATCAGATAGTATATATGGTAAGAATTCTGAATGTTTTTGTTCTTCTAACTGTCAACCCTCAAACTGTAACTCTGTATCTATACAGAAAGAAGATGCATCAAAATTATGCTTTCATTTGGTGAAAGGTATTGATGTCCATTCAGGTGTTATAGAACTTTGTTCTCAGTCTCTAGTGACTTCTAGTACTGAAAAAGTAAGTGATCCTAAATCCTTAAGGAgggaaacagatggaaaaaataatttgcattatgATTTGTATTGTTATGAAGAAACTCTGGATATATCCCCTCACAAATATGCCACTACTTCTGAAGATAAAATTTCCAAGAATGTTTCAGTAGAGGCTGGTCAGGAAGGCAAAAATTCCTCTTCTGCAGTCCTTAAAGAAAAGGATACATTGCCTTTAAAGAGTGAAGACAATGAATGTAAGAGTCCGCTAGTCAGCTCTCCAGGTATACATTTAGCTAGTAAGGGTTTTGATAACAAATCTGTTAAATCttctgaagcagaaagaaagTTTCATGTCACTAAAACTCCACCTCTGGAGGATACAAATGTTAGCGTAAGCAAACTAAAGAAAGTTGATACCATAAATCAAAAGAGCAATCTTCTTCTAGAATCATTAGAattacagaaaatggaaaataaaggcAACCCTTTTGAGGGACCTGTCATTTCGTCTGTATTTTCTCTTAGCGCTGGTGCTGAAAATGTTCCAGAAGGCATTAGATGGGATGATACAACATGCAGTAAAAAGTCAGCAACGTTGCTGTGTAGAAAGATTGCTCAGTTGATGTCTGCTGCTGAGTCTGACATGAAATCTATGCCTTTGAGATGTCAAGCCTCTAGTAAAAAGGTGCTTTTGCCTCAGCAGAATTCAGCAAGCTGTGAGAGACTTGTCCCTGCCGCTGAGTTGGAACAGTCTGCGTCTTCACCTCAGCTGCATGGTGGGAACAGTGTGATTAGTAGCGAAGAACACAATGAAGAACATCTCCTTGCAGTCACAAAAACATCTAAAAGCAGGGTGACTAAAAACTCCCATGTTGCTACTCCAGTGTTCATTCCCAAAGGGACGGTGCTGAGAGTGCTGAATGCTACTAGCAGTCAAAATATGAAAGGAATAGAAAACAGGAGTGAAGCATCAGCTCCTTTTACATATTGCAATGAAATGCTTCTGCCTCGTCCAGTTCCTGTCAGTGTTTCTGAGAAACTTGGCAGTAATTTGCCATGTTTATCTAATCAGAGTGAACCAAATGGTCCATCCCGAAGTATATCACTCAGACAAAGACCAAAGCGAGAGGCAAGCGTGAAAAATAATAGTAAACAAAATGGTGTTTTGTATCAAAAAAGCAGTGATGTGAATAAGCAAAGCAAACTCCATTCAAAGAGTCAGCAAGGAcccaaaaataaaggaaaacaagcaaGCTTCAGGGAACTTCCTAAGAGGAAAACAAGAACTCAATCAGAAACAAGTTCTGGTTCTGACATGGCCTATCTGTTGACAGCAAGACGTCTTAGGCTTGTCCCTTTGAGAATGAATCAGTTGATAAAATGCCCTCGTCGTAACCAGCCAGTTGTGGTATTAAACCATCCTGATGTTGACTCGCCAGAGATAATTAATGTCATGAAGACTATCAACAAGTACAAAGGTCACGTCCTGAAAGTAGTTCTCTCAGAAAGGACAAGTAGTTGTCTTGGTGTGAAACGTTATCGAAAGCGTCTCACTCTTCAGAATGTTGAGACAGGAAACCAAGCAAAAAAGCAGAGtatgttaaaaatgaaactgaaaaagacACATAAAAACAATTACCAGGTGGTGGAAGCTTCACCAGCTGAAACGCTTCAATGTATGTTTAAGTGCTGGTTTTGTGGAAGGGTATATATGGACCAGGAAGAATGGATAAGTCATGGACAGAGACACTTGATAGAGGCAACCAAGGGTTGGGATGTTCTTTCTCTTCCAACAAAAAACATCAAGTGA